In Mus caroli chromosome 9, CAROLI_EIJ_v1.1, whole genome shotgun sequence, a single window of DNA contains:
- the S1pr5 gene encoding sphingosine 1-phosphate receptor 5, which yields MEPGLLRPAPVSEVIVLHYNYTGKLRGARYQPGAGLRADAAVCLAVCAFIVLENLAVLLVLVRHPRFHAPMFLLLGSLTLSDLLAGAAYATNILLSGPLTLRLSPALWFAREGGVFVALAASVLSLLAIALERHLTMARRGPAPAASRARTLAMAVAAWGASLLLGLLPALGWNCLGRLETCSTVLPLYAKAYVLFCVLAFLGILAAICALYARIYCQVRANARRLRAGPGSRRATSSSRSRHTPRSLALLRTLSVVLLAFVACWGPLFLLLLLDVACPARACPVLLQADPFLGLAMANSLLNPIIYTFTNRDLRHALLRLLCCGRGPCNQDSSNSLQRSPSAAGPSGGGLRRCLPPTLDRSSSPSEHLSPQQDGVDTSCSTVSPGAATANRSLVPTTTD from the coding sequence ATGGAGCCCGGGCTGCTGCGGCCGGCGCCGGTGAGTGAGGTTATTGTCCTTCACTACAACTACACCGGCAAGCTCCGCGGGGCGCGCTACCAGCCCGGCGCCGGCCTGCGCGCAGACGCCGCAGTGTGTCTGGCTGTGTGCGCCTTCATCGTGCTGGAGAACTTGGCTGTGCTCTTGGTGCTGGTCCGCCACCCTCGCTTCCATGCGCCCATGTTTCTGCTCCTTGGCAGCCTCACTTTGTCGGACCTGCTCGCCGGGGCGGCCTACGCCACCAACATCCTACTGTCCGGGCCGCTCACGTTGCGCCTGTCGCCTGCGCTTTGGTTTGCGCGCGAGGGGGGCGTCTTCGTGGCGCTCGCCGCGTCGGTGCTAAGCCTCTTGGCCATTGCTCTAGAGCGTCACCTTACCATGGCCCGTCGTGGACCCGCACCCGCCGCCAGTCGCGCTCGCACGCTGGCGATGGCGGTGGCCGCCTGGGGCGCGTCGCTATTGCTCGGGCTGCTGCCCGCGCTGGGCTGGAACTGCTTAGGACGCCTGGAAACCTGCTCCACCGTGCTGCCGCTCTACGCCAAGGCCTATGTGCTCTTCTGCGTGCTGGCCTTCCTAGGCATCCTGGCTGCCATTTGTGCGCTCTATGCAAGGATTTACTGTCAGGTGCGGGCCAACGCGCGTCGCCTGCGGGCGGGTCCTGGGTCCCGCAGGGCCACCTCGTCCTCGCGATCCCGGCACACGCCGCGGTCGCTGGCCCTGCTTCGTACACTTAGCGTGGTGCTCCTGGCCTTTGTGGCCTGCTGGGGACCCCTGTTTCTCTTGCTATTACTGGATGTCGCGTGCCCAGCCCGCGCATGTCCCGTGCTCCTGCAGGCCGATCCCTTCCTGGGTCTAGCCATGGCTAACTCGCTGCTGAATCCCATTATCTACACCTTCACCAACCGAGATCTGCGCCACGCGCTCCTGCGGCTGCTCTGCTGTGGCCGCGGACCCTGCAACCAAGACTCCTCCAACAGCTTGCAGCGATCCCCCAGTGCTGCCGGACCTTCCGGTGGTGGCCTGCGACGCTGCCTGCCACCAACCCTGGATCGCAGCTCTAGCCCATCAGAACACTTGTCCCCCCAGCAGGACGGGGTGGACACCAGCTGCTCCACCGTCAGTCCTGGAGCAGCAACCGCCAACCGGAGCCTGGTGCCTACTACTACAGACTGA